One Salinimonas marina DNA segment encodes these proteins:
- the dcd gene encoding dCTP deaminase, whose amino-acid sequence MRLCDRDIFDHLQSGKISIHPMPDYDQISGVTVDIRLGNKFRVFEEHQAPYIDLSGPKAEVQEALNSVMSDEIVLPEDKAFFLHPGQLALAITHESVTLPDNIVGWLDGRSSLARLGLMVHVTAHRIDPGWSGNIVLEFFNSGKLPLALKPMMKIGALSFELLSQAAEKPYNARLDAKYKGQMGADASRISADEKGEEN is encoded by the coding sequence ATGCGTTTGTGCGATCGTGATATCTTTGACCACTTGCAATCTGGCAAGATCAGCATCCATCCCATGCCCGACTACGATCAGATCAGTGGTGTGACCGTCGACATTCGACTAGGAAATAAATTTCGCGTGTTTGAAGAGCACCAGGCACCGTATATTGATCTAAGTGGCCCTAAGGCAGAAGTGCAGGAAGCGCTGAACTCGGTCATGAGTGATGAAATTGTATTACCTGAAGATAAAGCATTTTTTCTGCACCCGGGACAGCTGGCGCTGGCAATTACGCACGAGTCGGTAACATTGCCCGACAACATTGTGGGTTGGCTGGACGGGCGTTCCTCGCTAGCCCGCCTCGGTTTGATGGTACATGTCACCGCCCACCGTATCGACCCGGGCTGGTCAGGTAATATTGTTCTGGAATTTTTCAACAGCGGTAAGTTGCCGCTGGCACTTAAGCCGATGATGAAAATAGGTGCATTGAGCTTTGAATTATTGTCTCAGGCAGCTGAGAAGCCTTATAACGCGAGGCTGGATGCCAAGTACAAAGGCCAGATGGGGGCCGACGCCAGTCGTATTAGCGCCGATGAAAAGGGCGAAGAGAATTAA
- a CDS encoding PEP-CTERM sorting domain-containing protein yields MKMQCRFLLATLITVCSLQAHAAVISWTDWISSDSGTSAMGELDVDGTTVDVEFSATAPYAFIQTGTGINYWTGSAYTMGDVDNAPTPSELIALNAASTVTLTFSEAIEDIYIAMNSWNGNVVEFDTDIEIDSFGPGYWGSGTAVPNGDGDGFTGAGEFHGVIFAQGEFTSISFTHTSENWHGFTLGVAALADPPSDVPAPATLGLFAGLLVLLARRKLW; encoded by the coding sequence ATGAAAATGCAATGTCGTTTTTTACTCGCAACTCTTATTACTGTATGCAGCCTGCAAGCCCACGCCGCGGTTATTTCATGGACAGATTGGATAAGCTCAGATTCTGGCACTAGTGCCATGGGCGAATTAGATGTCGATGGTACTACTGTTGATGTCGAATTTTCCGCCACCGCCCCTTACGCCTTTATTCAAACCGGCACCGGCATCAATTACTGGACCGGCTCAGCCTACACCATGGGCGATGTGGATAATGCGCCCACACCCTCAGAACTAATTGCTTTAAATGCCGCAAGTACCGTGACTCTGACCTTCAGTGAAGCGATTGAAGATATCTACATCGCAATGAATAGCTGGAATGGTAATGTCGTCGAATTTGACACTGACATCGAAATCGATAGCTTTGGGCCAGGCTATTGGGGCAGCGGCACGGCCGTGCCAAATGGTGATGGCGATGGGTTTACCGGAGCGGGGGAGTTTCACGGGGTAATTTTTGCCCAGGGAGAATTTACCAGTATCTCTTTTACCCATACCAGCGAAAACTGGCACGGTTTTACCCTGGGCGTCGCGGCTCTGGCTGATCCTCCATCCGACGTACCGGCACCGGCAACACTTGGCCTGTTTGCGGGCTTACTGGTTCTGTTAGCCAGAAGAAAACTGTGGTAA